A window of Drosophila subobscura isolate 14011-0131.10 chromosome E, UCBerk_Dsub_1.0, whole genome shotgun sequence contains these coding sequences:
- the LOC117891835 gene encoding diacylglycerol O-acyltransferase 2-like: MKIEWAPLRVPLARRLQTLVTAVLTLTFFTLPLLACLIVAAIMFYGGIIIRTLMLVYFVYIYVDHKRNYSILEGNGWIVNRSNRVYRNYRDYFPVELVKTVDLPPNRNYILASFPHGILGTGTCVNMGLDISKWLELFPQIRPKVATLDQHFRTPLLREIVRWWGMVSVSKESLVRLLTKSNDPKHADNRDGFTSNAVAILVGGAQEAMDSHPGKYILTLRNRKGFVKMAIRTGSSIVPTFSFGEVDIFNQVANPPDSLLRRFQSVVKKLTGISPLIPMGRGIFNYSFGFLPQRRRIVQVVGCPIDVIKSDQPDAAYVDKVHGQVMEDLERMFDQYKAKYISNSKNSKLIIQ; the protein is encoded by the exons atgaaaatcgagTGGGCTCCCCTACGCGTTCCATTGGCGCGACGATTGCAAACCTTGGTCACAGCGGTGCTCACGCTCACGTTCTTCACGCTGCCCCTTTTAGCCTGCCTCATTGTTGCAGCCATCATG TTTTATGGCGGCATCATTATCCGCACCTTGATGCTCGTTTACtttgtttacatttatgtGGATCACAAGCGAAACTACTCCATCCTGGAAGGCAATGG TTGGATAGTAAACCGATCTAATCGAGTATATAGGAACTATCGAGACTACTTTCCCGTGGAGCTGGTAAAGACAGTCGACCTGCCACCAAACAGAAACTACATTTTGGCCAGCTTTCCGCATGGAATACTCGG AACTGGCACTTGTGTAAACATGGGACTGGACATCAGCAAATGGCTGGAGTTGTTTCCCCAGATCCGACCAAAGGTAGCCACGTTGGATCAACACTTTCGAACACCGCTTCTCCGTGAAATTGTGCGCTGGTGGGGAATGGTGTCGGTGTCCAAGGAGTCCCTGGTCCGATTGCTAACCAAATCGAATGATCCGAAGCATGCCGACAATCGCGATGGCTTCACATCCAATGCGGTGGCCATACTGGTGGGTGGCGCCCAAGAGGCCATGGACTCGCATCCGGGCAAGTATATTCTGACCCTGAGGAACCGCAAGGGATTCGTTAAAATGGCCATTCGAACGGG TTCATCTATTGTGCCCACGTTCTCCTTTGGTGAGGTGGATATATTCAATCAGGTGGCAAATCCGCCGGACTCCCTGCTGCGTCGCTTTCAGTCTGTGGTGAAGAAACTGACGGGGATATCCCCGCTAATTCCAATGGGTCGTGGCATCTTCAACTATTCCTTTGGCTTCCTGCCCCAACGCCGTCGCATCGTCCAAGTTG TTGGCTGCCCTATTGATGTGATAAAGAGTGATCAGCCGGATGCCGCCTACGTGGACAAAGTGCATGGACAAGTGATGGAGGACCTCGAGAGGATGTTCGATCAGTATAAAGCGAAGTATATATCGAACTCAAAGAACAGCAAGCTGATAATACAGTAA